The Candidatus Hydrogenedentota bacterium DNA segment GGCTTCGTCGCCTGGATGACGTACGATTTCGGAGTGGGCCAGCGCATCGAGGAGATTGCGCCCCATGTAGATGCTATCTGCCCCATGCTCTATCCCTCGCACTTTCCAAAACAGTTCATGGGCAAAGACGACCCCGCGAAATACCCCCACGAAATCATGGAAGAAAGCATGAAACGCCTCAAGAAGCGTACAAACGTCGATATCCGCGCATGGGTACAGGGGTTCTGGTACCAGCCCGCTGAGATTATCAACGAAATCAAAGGCATCGAAGCCGCGGGATACAAGAGCTTCCTCATCTGGAGTCCGTCTTCGCAGTACGAAGTGACCTACGCCGCCTTGGCTGCCTACCAGAGCAAGACCTTCGCCGACCCCAAATACTACCCGACCCTTGCCGACCTCGCCGAGAAGGGGACATCCGAACTTCAGGGCGTCACCAACCTCGTAAACGCTACCGATTACGTAAAAGGCTCCACCGTTCTCAGCCTCGACCAATCCTCTTCTGAACAAAAGAGCTCATACACCACTCCCCGGCAACTCGTGGACACGTTTGACGAGGCTATATTGGACACCATACTCCAAACGCGCGGCATCGAATCGTCCTGGAAGGTCCCCCGAAGCACCAAACTCGACAAGGTGCTCGCGCTGCTCTTCGACGACCTCGGTATGTCGGCCCGTACCATGCGCATCGAGCCAATCCGGGTATCCTGGAAGGGCGACTGCCGTTTCTACAGAGGCGCGGGGCCTACCGTGGCTGCCGCCGCGGATGACGCCCCTGCGGCAGCGTCCCAACCCGAGACCTCTCCTGTTTCTCCCGGGGCTGACGAGGCGGAATCCCCCGCAGCTGAGGGTGGGGCAACGCCCACCTCCTAGTCCATTCCCCCTGCAGAATGTGCCGCACCCCGGCAAGAATTACTGTCGGCAAAAACAAAGCCGCAGTTCCCGCTTCAGCCATAAGTGATTGTTTGCACGAGGGTTGTGCATTTCGCCCCTGCTCAAAAGGTTTGGCACATGCCTTGCTCCACCCAGTTTGGCGGCATGGATGCGTCGCCGCATGCCCGTATCGCGGGTGGCCTGGCAGCAAGGAGCGGTACCCCAAAAGACGTTCCTGATATCCAGTTGTTGCCAAACGCCGGAGCCAGGCCATCCTTGCGGTACACGCGCATCAACAATAACGGGGTTCCCACGAAGAGTGTGGGGGGAGACGGCACATGATTCAAGGCTTATATGCTGCCGCGTCCGGCATGATGGGGCTCGAGTCCCGCCAGGACGTCATCGCCAACAATATCGCCAATGCCGCCACCCCGGGCTTTCGCCGTCATGTTCCCGTAAACAAGGGATTTAACGAAATCCTGCTCCAAAGCGCACGGCATCCTTTCCGCCTGAACGCAGAATCCGCCCCTGGAGGCGGCCAGAAGCTCATCGAGACATTCACCGATACCCAGGCGGGCAGTATCACCGTTACCGAAGACCCGCTCAACATCGCACTACAGGGACCCGGATTCATCGGGATCGAGACACCTCAGGGCGAACGCTTCACGCGAAACGGAAAACTCGCTGTCGACGCCAACGGCCTTCTCACCACCGCCGACGGTTACCACGTGCAGGCCGCGAACGGCGGAGGGATCCAGGTCAGCGGCGGCAACATTGCCATCGACGAAGACGGAAACGTGTACAGCCAGGGACTCCTCGTCGCACAGATTCGGCTTGTAGAGTTCGAGGACCCTCACATGCTGACGCGGGTGGGCGCCAACCTTTACCAGGCCTCCGATGACGCCATGGTGCGATCGGCGGAGGCTGCGGATACACGCGTGCTCCACAAATCCCTCGAACTCTCCAACGTCCAGGTCCCATCCGAGATGATCCAGATGATGCTCGGCGCGCGCATCTACGCCGCGAACCAGAGAGTAATCAACGCAATTGACGAAACGGTAGGCCGCTTGATCAACGAAGTGGCCATGCCGGTCTAGGGTGAGGAGAAAACACGATGATCCGCGCAATGTTCACCTCGGCGACGGGAATGATTGCCCAGCAGCTCAACGTCGACACCATTGCCAATAACCTGGCTAACGTGAATACCACGGGTTTCAAGAAAAGCCGCGTCAATTTCCAGGACCTCCTCTACGAAACCCTTCAGCCCGCAGGAACGGAAACCACCACGGGCGCGACCATTCCCGAGGGCATCCAGGTCGGGCACGGCGTCCGCCCCGCCTCAATCGCCAAACTGTTTACGCAAGGCAACATGATCCAGACCGGAAATGAGCTGGACCTCGTCATCGAGGGCGACGGCTTCTTTCAAATCGAGTTGCCCGACGGCACAATCGCCTATACCCGCGACGGCAACTTCAAGCTGAACAATGACGGTGCCATCCAGACGGTTGATGGATTCCCCCTCGAGCCCGGCATCACCGTTCCCGAAGACCACGAGCAGATTACCGTCAATTCAGACGGCACGGTCTCCGTAAAGGTCCCGGGGCAGTCGGCTGAGGTCAATGTGGGCCAGATCGAGTTGGCACGATTCTCGAACCCGGCAGGCCTGGATTCCCGGCTGGGGCGTAACCTCCTCCTCGAAACCGACGCCTCCGGCGCGCCCACAATCGGACAACCCGGTGAAGAAGGCGTCGGCTTTCTGGAGCAGGGTTTCCTCGAGAACTCGAACGTGCAGGTAGTCGAAGAGATCATACAGCTCATTATTGCTCAACGCGCCTACGAAGCAAGTTCAAAAGTAGTGCAAACCTCCGATGAAATGCTCCAAACGGCAAACAACATCCGGCGGTAGGAGGGGAGGTCGGTGACATATGATTCGTGAACGGCAGATTCTTCGAGCGCGGCGCCCGTGGGCTGCTGCGGCCGCCATGCTGCTGGCCGCTGCCCAGGCGCTTGCGCTGAACGTTGTCGCGCTGCGAGAAGAAGCCTATGTCAAAGGACCCAGCGTATTCCTCGGTGACGTGGCCGATATCCAAGGAGACGATGCCGCCGCGCTGGCAAAACTCGAGATTGTGCCCGCCGCCTCTCCCGGCGCCGTCAAACGCATCAACGCTTCTTTGCTCCGCTCCCGTCTGGTTTCCTCGGGCTATGACGTCCAGCAATTCGAGATCACCGGCGCGGAAAACGTGAATGCGACCACCCTCTCCATCGAGCTCTCCAAAGAAATGCTCGTCGATGACCTGCGCCGCTTCGTCGTTAGCGAGATGCCTTGGGACGCCACGGACGCCACCGTCGATATCGAGATGCCCTCCGCCGGCCTCACCGTGCCCGAGGGCGACGTTGCCCTCGAGTGGAGCCCCACCCCCTTATACAGGTACCTCGGCAAGGGAACCATCCGCGGTGAGGTGGTCGTCGACGGCGAAGTGCGCGATGTCGTCTACTGCAAGGTGGATGTGCAGGCGTTTGGAGATGTTGTCGTAACCACCAAGGATATTCCGCGCGGCTCCATCATCTCACAGAGCGACCTTGTGCTGGAAAAACGCGCGATGTCAGCCATGCGCGATGGTTATTACCAGGATCCCCAGGAACTCGTCGGAATGGTGGCCCGAAGCACGATCTTTCCCGACACGGTTCTCACCTCGCGCCACGTCATGCCGAGGCGCATCATCAAACGCAACCAAATCGTCACGGTCGAGGTACAGGTGGGGGCGCTCATCGTGCGCGACCGCGCTCTCGCCATGAGCAACGCCGCCGCCGGTGACATCATCATCTGCCGGCGCATGAATTCGAAAGAAGAATTCCAGGGCGTCGTTCGAAAAGATGGCGTTGTCGTGGTCCAGTAACGCCCGGGAGACTAATCGTGAAAAAATCGGTCCTATTGCTTACGCTGGCGTTGGCCGCGGCATTGCCCGCTTCGGCGGATTCCCTGTTTACGAAGGAAGTCGCCAAACGAGGGCCCGCCGTCTCCAACAAGAACACGCGGTTCGCCGAGGGCGACATCATCATCGTGCTGGTGCGTGAGAACATCGATGCAACCACCGAATCCAATACCAATACAAAGAAAGAATCGGAGATCGTCGCCGAGGCGCCCGTCGGCTCCAATACCTTCCTGGTGGCTAAGAAACCCGACGGTTTGGGGCTTCTCAAGAAGGAACGGCTGCCCAATTGGGACATCGAGGTCGAGAACGAACACAAGGGGCGGGGCGACACCTCGCGCTCCAACAGACTCACCACCACCATCTCGTGCACCGTCACGAAAGTCTTCGAAAACGGGAATCTCGAGATCATGGGCAACAAAAGGGTCACCGTGAACTCAGAAGATTCAACCGTCCTCCTTACCGGCACCGTGCGCGCTCGCGACGTCTCGCCCGAAAATACCGTGCCATCGGACAGGGTGGCCAACGCAATCGTGGAACTTAAGGGGAAAGGCCCGCTGTGGAACAATCAGAGGCGGGGCATCCTGACCAAGTTGCTGGACTGGTTCTCGCCATTCTAGAGGATATGGAAATGCATACTCGAACCGTTGGGTCAGTCTTTGCATGTGCCCTCTTTTGCGGGATGCTCGTTCCCTCGGGCGCACACGCAAGCCGCATTAAAGACCTGTGCACCGTACAGGGGGCGCAGGAAAACACGCTCACGGGTGTAGGATTGGTCGTCGGCCTTGCGGGTACCGGTGACGGCAACGAGGACGCCCTTCGCCGCCAGCAACGCCTCCTCGAACGCCTCCAGATCGACGTCGACCAGGTCGACGGCCTCAACTCCGAAAACATCGCCGTCGTCGTTGTCGATGCCACCTATCCTCCCTTCGCCAAACAGGGCACGCGCATTGACGTACGTGTAAATGCCCTCTATGACTGCGAAAGCCTCCAGGGAGGCACCTTGCTCCAAACCATGCTGTACGGAATCGACGGCGAGGTGTATGCCGTAGCTCAAGGGCCGCTCTCCGTGGGCGGGTTCAGCACGCGCGCCGGCGGCGCTGGCGTCACCCAGAACCATGTCACCGTGGCCCGGATACCCATGGGCGCGACCATCGAATCCGAAATCCCCTCCACCATCACCGACGGCGAACGAATCACCCTCCAGTTGAAACGGCCTGACTTCATCACCGCTAACAAGATCCAGATGGCCATCAACGGCGAGTTTCAGGAAGGCGTCGCCGCCGCGCTGGGGCCTGGCGCCATTAACGTGCGTATTCCTGCCGACCGGCAGAACGATCTCGTATCCTTCATGGCGGCTGTCCAGGACATCAGCGTCGAACCCGACTTTCCCGCCCGAGTAGTCATCAACGAACGCACCGGCACCCTGGTTATCGGCGGCGAGGTGATCATACGGCCCTGTCAAGTCGCTCATGGCAACCTCACCTTGGAAGTCGCCACAACGCCCTTGGTCAGCCAGCCCGCCCCGCTCTCCGAAGGACAGACCGTGGTTACGGAAGTGACGGACCTGCGCGCTATCCAGGAGAAAGGCTACCTCTTGCCCGTCCAGGGCACCTCGGCAAGCGACGTGGCCATGGCCTTGAACGCGCTCAAAGTGACGCCGCGCGACATGATTTCCATCTTCCAAGCCTTGCGCGAGGCCGGCGCACTCGATGCCGATGTCGAGATCATGTGATGCTTTACGTAAACCCCCTCGATGCACCCCGAGCCTTCGAAAACGGCGTTCTAGGCGAGGATGCTACCAAGCGGCGAATCGCCCTACAGGAAATGGAACAGTATTTCGCCCGGCTGATCATGCGGGAAATGCGTTCGTCACTTCCCGATGACGGTATCTTTCCACGCAGCGCCGAGCGCCAGAATTTCGAGGAAATGCTCGACGAAGCCTTGAGCGCGGAGATGGCACGAAGCGGACAGCTCGGGTTGGCCAAGATGCTCGAGGAGCAACTGCGCATCGGCGAAATGCAGAAACAGCTCAA contains these protein-coding regions:
- a CDS encoding putative glycoside hydrolase, which encodes MNRRRYTSGIGLRPWLCCAALLAFASIAAGVPSPPEHAIAPAGPVAAKSKAPECIRGVYLNSASFYERKITETLHYAKEAGLNAVVMHVKDPYGHIYWDAENALAREMKASKGDKQLRAAIERFNNAGLWTIAKLDLFQDTLLAEHCPDWAVQDTVTGKPWYNKQDLAWGNPHDERVWDYNIALAKELIALGFDEIQFDYVRFPSDGKLSRVKYPKVLENKDRLQVIGAFLEKANTELKPLGAAISVDLFGFVAWMTYDFGVGQRIEEIAPHVDAICPMLYPSHFPKQFMGKDDPAKYPHEIMEESMKRLKKRTNVDIRAWVQGFWYQPAEIINEIKGIEAAGYKSFLIWSPSSQYEVTYAALAAYQSKTFADPKYYPTLADLAEKGTSELQGVTNLVNATDYVKGSTVLSLDQSSSEQKSSYTTPRQLVDTFDEAILDTILQTRGIESSWKVPRSTKLDKVLALLFDDLGMSARTMRIEPIRVSWKGDCRFYRGAGPTVAAAADDAPAAASQPETSPVSPGADEAESPAAEGGATPTS
- a CDS encoding flagellar hook-basal body protein, which translates into the protein MIQGLYAAASGMMGLESRQDVIANNIANAATPGFRRHVPVNKGFNEILLQSARHPFRLNAESAPGGGQKLIETFTDTQAGSITVTEDPLNIALQGPGFIGIETPQGERFTRNGKLAVDANGLLTTADGYHVQAANGGGIQVSGGNIAIDEDGNVYSQGLLVAQIRLVEFEDPHMLTRVGANLYQASDDAMVRSAEAADTRVLHKSLELSNVQVPSEMIQMMLGARIYAANQRVINAIDETVGRLINEVAMPV
- the flgG gene encoding flagellar basal-body rod protein FlgG; translated protein: MIRAMFTSATGMIAQQLNVDTIANNLANVNTTGFKKSRVNFQDLLYETLQPAGTETTTGATIPEGIQVGHGVRPASIAKLFTQGNMIQTGNELDLVIEGDGFFQIELPDGTIAYTRDGNFKLNNDGAIQTVDGFPLEPGITVPEDHEQITVNSDGTVSVKVPGQSAEVNVGQIELARFSNPAGLDSRLGRNLLLETDASGAPTIGQPGEEGVGFLEQGFLENSNVQVVEEIIQLIIAQRAYEASSKVVQTSDEMLQTANNIRR
- the flgA gene encoding flagellar basal body P-ring formation chaperone FlgA, which encodes MIRERQILRARRPWAAAAAMLLAAAQALALNVVALREEAYVKGPSVFLGDVADIQGDDAAALAKLEIVPAASPGAVKRINASLLRSRLVSSGYDVQQFEITGAENVNATTLSIELSKEMLVDDLRRFVVSEMPWDATDATVDIEMPSAGLTVPEGDVALEWSPTPLYRYLGKGTIRGEVVVDGEVRDVVYCKVDVQAFGDVVVTTKDIPRGSIISQSDLVLEKRAMSAMRDGYYQDPQELVGMVARSTIFPDTVLTSRHVMPRRIIKRNQIVTVEVQVGALIVRDRALAMSNAAAGDIIICRRMNSKEEFQGVVRKDGVVVVQ
- a CDS encoding flagellar basal body L-ring protein FlgH, whose amino-acid sequence is MKKSVLLLTLALAAALPASADSLFTKEVAKRGPAVSNKNTRFAEGDIIIVLVRENIDATTESNTNTKKESEIVAEAPVGSNTFLVAKKPDGLGLLKKERLPNWDIEVENEHKGRGDTSRSNRLTTTISCTVTKVFENGNLEIMGNKRVTVNSEDSTVLLTGTVRARDVSPENTVPSDRVANAIVELKGKGPLWNNQRRGILTKLLDWFSPF
- a CDS encoding flagellar basal body P-ring protein FlgI; amino-acid sequence: MHTRTVGSVFACALFCGMLVPSGAHASRIKDLCTVQGAQENTLTGVGLVVGLAGTGDGNEDALRRQQRLLERLQIDVDQVDGLNSENIAVVVVDATYPPFAKQGTRIDVRVNALYDCESLQGGTLLQTMLYGIDGEVYAVAQGPLSVGGFSTRAGGAGVTQNHVTVARIPMGATIESEIPSTITDGERITLQLKRPDFITANKIQMAINGEFQEGVAAALGPGAINVRIPADRQNDLVSFMAAVQDISVEPDFPARVVINERTGTLVIGGEVIIRPCQVAHGNLTLEVATTPLVSQPAPLSEGQTVVTEVTDLRAIQEKGYLLPVQGTSASDVAMALNALKVTPRDMISIFQALREAGALDADVEIM
- a CDS encoding rod-binding protein, coding for MLYVNPLDAPRAFENGVLGEDATKRRIALQEMEQYFARLIMREMRSSLPDDGIFPRSAERQNFEEMLDEALSAEMARSGQLGLAKMLEEQLRIGEMQKQLKPQHAANPREDVGPANPETAVK